One region of Danio rerio strain Tuebingen ecotype United States chromosome 5, GRCz12tu, whole genome shotgun sequence genomic DNA includes:
- the hepacamb gene encoding hepatic and glial cell adhesion molecule b isoform 1 precursor (isoform 1 precursor is encoded by transcript variant 1; The RefSeq protein has 2 substitutions compared to this genomic sequence): MKAEKGAFSWASATSAAHLLFSLTVLIHSAFVQGVNITSLETLIRGTVGGEALLSVRYSSTSQDSPVIKWQLKRDKPVTVVQSIGTEIIGNLRPEYRDRILVFENGTLLLHNLRLSDEGTYEVEISITDDTFTGERNINLTVDEPISKPHVYMLASTVLELTENFTLNCTHDTGTKAIYSWAKGGHPLLNETRLLLSSDQKVLTITRVQMSDDDVYSCMVENPISSMRSPAIRLTVYKRSSLYIILSTVGIFLLITLVTVCACWKPTKKSKRQKSKSIPRTIPPNHHIRYHDVKPEEDAIPIMTDHERRNPVSLYILKEKDSPPGEPASACETCTSNSSSPPSYSSSIPPPSDSLEPPARSSRRYPRTSTKSPPHHRRRRGHSESPPAPSSPYGRESGQAPRSPVSFNPARKPQDPSTPPQDPRGSPKT; encoded by the exons ATGAAGGCAGAGAAGGGAGCTTTCTCTTGGGCATCAGCCACTTCTGCAGCCCATCTCCTCTTCAGTCTTACTATTCTCATTCACTCAG CATTTGTTCAGGGGGTGAACATCACCAGTCTGGAGACTCTGATCAGAGGCACCGTGGGTGGAGAAGCTCTGCTCTCTGTCCGCTACTCAAGCACCAGTCAGGACTCTCCTGTGATCAAATGGCAGCTGAAGAGGGACAAACCTGTCACAGTGGTCCAGTCCATCGGCACAGAGATCATCGGTAACCTGCGTCCAGAATACAGAGACCGGATCTTGGTGTTTGAGAACGGGACACTGCTGCTCCACAACCTCAGGCTCTCTGATGAGGGCACTTACGAAGTCGAGATCTCCATCACAGATGACACCTTCACTGGAGAGCGCAACATCAATCTCACTGTGGATG AGCCTATCTCTAAACCACACGTCTATATGTTGGCCTCCACTGTTCTGGAACTGACGGAGAACTTCACGTTAAACTGCACTCATGACACAGGGACAAAGGCCATCTACAGCTGGGCAAAAGGTGGCCATCCATTGCTAAATGAGACGCGTCTGCTGCTTTCTTCAGATCAGAAGGTGCTAACCATCACACGTGTACAGATGTCAGATGATGACGTCTACAGCTGTATGGTGGAGAACCCAATTAGTAGCATGAGAAGTCCAGCAATCAGACTCACCGTTTACA AAAGGAGCTCCCTTTATATCATACTGTCTACAGTGGGCATCTTCCTCCTCATCACCCTTGTAACTGTGTGTGCTTGCTGGAAACCAACAAAAAa atCAAAAAGACAGAAGTCCAAATCTATACCAAGAACTATTCCACCAAACCACCACATTAGGTACCATGATGTCAAGCCAGAGG AAGATGCCATCCCCATAATGACTGACCACGAGCGCAGGAATCCTGTATCGCTCTACATTTTAAAGGAAAAG GATTCTCCTCCTGGCGAACCGGCATCAGCATGTGAAACCTGCACCTCCAACAGCAGCAGTCCTCCAAGCTACAGCAGCTCAATACCTCCTCCATCTGACTCACTGGAGCCGCCAGCTCGCTCCTCTCGCCGATACCCTCGCACCTCCACCAAATCCCCACCGCATCACCGCCGCAGGAGAGGACACAGCGAGAGTCCCCCGGCGCCTTCCTCTCCCTATGGCCGGGAGTCCAGTCAAGCCCCTCGATCCCCTGTGTCCTTTAATCCAGCCAGAAAGCCTCAGGATCCCTCTACCCCTCCACAAGATCCCAGAGGCTCCCCAAAAACATAG
- the hepacamb gene encoding hepatic and glial cell adhesion molecule b isoform 2 precursor (isoform 2 precursor is encoded by transcript variant 2; The RefSeq protein has 2 substitutions compared to this genomic sequence), whose translation MKAEKGAFSWASATSAAHLLFSLTVLIHSAFVQGVNITSLETLIRGTVGGEALLSVRYSSTSQDSPVIKWQLKRDKPVTVVQSIGTEIIGNLRPEYRDRILVFENGTLLLHNLRLSDEGTYEVEISITDDTFTGERNINLTVDEPISKPHVYMLASTVLELTENFTLNCTHDTGTKAIYSWAKGGHPLLNETRLLLSSDQKVLTITRVQMSDDDVYSCMVENPISSMRSPAIRLTVYKRSSLYIILSTVGIFLLITLVTVCACWKPTKKSKRQKSKSIPRTIPPNHHIRYHDVKPEDAIPIMTDHERRNPVSLYILKEKDSPPGEPASACETCTSNSSSPPSYSSSIPPPSDSLEPPARSSRRYPRTSTKSPPHHRRRRGHSESPPAPSSPYGRESGQAPRSPVSFNPARKPQDPSTPPQDPRGSPKT comes from the exons ATGAAGGCAGAGAAGGGAGCTTTCTCTTGGGCATCAGCCACTTCTGCAGCCCATCTCCTCTTCAGTCTTACTATTCTCATTCACTCAG CATTTGTTCAGGGGGTGAACATCACCAGTCTGGAGACTCTGATCAGAGGCACCGTGGGTGGAGAAGCTCTGCTCTCTGTCCGCTACTCAAGCACCAGTCAGGACTCTCCTGTGATCAAATGGCAGCTGAAGAGGGACAAACCTGTCACAGTGGTCCAGTCCATCGGCACAGAGATCATCGGTAACCTGCGTCCAGAATACAGAGACCGGATCTTGGTGTTTGAGAACGGGACACTGCTGCTCCACAACCTCAGGCTCTCTGATGAGGGCACTTACGAAGTCGAGATCTCCATCACAGATGACACCTTCACTGGAGAGCGCAACATCAATCTCACTGTGGATG AGCCTATCTCTAAACCACACGTCTATATGTTGGCCTCCACTGTTCTGGAACTGACGGAGAACTTCACGTTAAACTGCACTCATGACACAGGGACAAAGGCCATCTACAGCTGGGCAAAAGGTGGCCATCCATTGCTAAATGAGACGCGTCTGCTGCTTTCTTCAGATCAGAAGGTGCTAACCATCACACGTGTACAGATGTCAGATGATGACGTCTACAGCTGTATGGTGGAGAACCCAATTAGTAGCATGAGAAGTCCAGCAATCAGACTCACCGTTTACA AAAGGAGCTCCCTTTATATCATACTGTCTACAGTGGGCATCTTCCTCCTCATCACCCTTGTAACTGTGTGTGCTTGCTGGAAACCAACAAAAAa atCAAAAAGACAGAAGTCCAAATCTATACCAAGAACTATTCCACCAAACCACCACATTAGGTACCATGATGTCAAGCCAGAGG ATGCCATCCCCATAATGACTGACCACGAGCGCAGGAATCCTGTATCGCTCTACATTTTAAAGGAAAAG GATTCTCCTCCTGGCGAACCGGCATCAGCATGTGAAACCTGCACCTCCAACAGCAGCAGTCCTCCAAGCTACAGCAGCTCAATACCTCCTCCATCTGACTCACTGGAGCCGCCAGCTCGCTCCTCTCGCCGATACCCTCGCACCTCCACCAAATCCCCACCGCATCACCGCCGCAGGAGAGGACACAGCGAGAGTCCCCCGGCGCCTTCCTCTCCCTATGGCCGGGAGTCCAGTCAAGCCCCTCGATCCCCTGTGTCCTTTAATCCAGCCAGAAAGCCTCAGGATCCCTCTACCCCTCCACAAGATCCCAGAGGCTCCCCAAAAACATAG